The genomic segment AATCGTCCTCGCTGATCATTCAATGCCACCGGCGCTGGCGGACGGTCGGACGCTGCTGATTGCTTCGAGTATCGAACGCGCGAATTCAGACATCTATACAATCGTCGAGATGATGCTCGAAGAACATCTCGACAGCTTTGAACAAATCAAGGTCGACGAAGTCATTCTCGGGGACGAAACGATTTCCCGGATGGCGATTCTCGCTTCCCACCACCCGGGCGTGACGAAAGTCGTGACGAACTTATTGACGAAACACGGGGACGGGATGTTCTCGATTCCGGTGCGGCCGGAGTGGACGACGTACCGGGAAGCGTTCCATGCGATGCTCGAAGAAGGCGTGACGATTTTGTCCGACGGAAAACGACTCGACCTGAACCGCCGGCTCGACGAAACGATTCCGCCCGGCTCATTGTTGATCGTATTATGTGGAGAAGAAACAGCTAAACGGATTGGTGCTTTTTAAAAAAGAAGATTACGTTTATTTCTTTTCGGGTATAGTAAATAAATTTACTATGTAGAGGAGAACTTATTATGACGAACGAACAACCAGAATGGATTCAGGAATTATTTGAGACTGTCGATCAAGGAGATTTGAAAGATGTCCCGAAATTACTTTATATGGCGCTAACATTAGAACCAAGTTATTTCACGAAAGCAGTCAGCCGACTCAACCAGCGGCTGGAAGTCGAAACGCTTCAGGACGTATCCGAGCTGTTGACGGTGTATCGTCAATTCTTCATCTCGGCGAACCCGTCGGAAGAATATTGGACGATCGCCTGGAATGAATTGATTCAAACGATGCACCACTTCATCGACCGGACGGAAGCACAACAACTCTTTAAAGAGCACGTCGATTTAATCGACTGGTGGTCAAGTGAATCGTTGTTATCGTTACCGAGCTGGTTGACGGTCCTCGATTTAGCGGAACGTATTGATGCGCTCGACCAATTCAGCAGCTACTTGCCGGACATCTTTGAAAGTTACGCTCTTGAGACTGCGAAAGATGAGCCGTTTGCGCGGCTTGCCTGGTATGCCCTCGCAAGTCAACAACAAGCGTTGCTTGAGCCACACCGGGCGCGAATCGCCGAGTCGGAAGCGACTGAAATCCGCTCGCTCCAAAAGTCTGATTTACTCGATCAAATTGATACGACGCGCGTCCATGTGTTAAAGTCGAAGAACAACGAACCGATTGAATTGATGTTTGATCGAAAATGGACATTATAAAATAATGAACAGCAAGTCACATCGAGAAACTACACGAATTTAATCCAAGGGGTGTAGTGATGATACACGTCAATGTACCGAGCGGTGACTACATCGTTCTAGTTGAAATCAATCGCGAAGTATTACTTTGTCAGACGTTAGAAGACGCGGATCAAGCTCAGCGCGACCGCTATGAACTGGTCGGGAGAATGAGTGAACGCCTTCCGGCAGAAGTAATCGGTCCCTCGATTGCGGATTTCGTCAGATTTTCAACGGGTTTCATTGGCGAATCTGTAATATGGCACGAGGACGAAGAAGCGTTTTTTTGTCAGCAGTTTGAGACATTTGACGGTTCTCCGCTCGGAGAAGACTTGACGGGGATTGACGCCGCGCGCTGGCGCGTCGTCCTGGCACGGTACTATGCGTATGTCACGATTGGGAAAATCACTTCATTTGAAGTCAGCGAAGAATCAGGTGGCACTGTTCCTTTTTAAGTCCGTTGAATCAGCAAATCAATCAAATCGGCGTGTGTTAACAGAAGGGCAGGGTCTATATGAAAAAGCAACTTGTATCACTCACTGTCGCGCTTGCGGTCGGTCTACCGACGACGGCATTCGCTAGTTCCCAATATGTCCAGTACGATCCGACGTTCACTGACCAACAAAAACAAACCTGGTTAAAAGACCAGGGCCTAAAAGAAGTACGTCCGCTGAAACAGGACGGATTTTCGCTCGTCGAGCCACTCGCACATCTTGATGAGGATGAAATTGAGACAGATTTAATTCCAGTAACAGAGGTCGAAAAGGCCGTTGATTCCGCACAACTGCAACAAACATATCTTGATCAATCTAGAGTCCCTACTTACTGGAAGTACAGTCATGGGAAATCAGATATCCGCGTTGCGATCATTGATGACGCGATCGATACGAAACACTCGGAATTCAAGAACGTCATCTATAAGACGACGACGATTTCCGGAATCCGTAAACCGGATGACCACGGGACGCATGTCGCCGGTATCGTCGCAGCTGCAGAAGACGGAAAAGGCATCGTCGGTGTCGCTTCCGGCGTCAAGTTGATTGGCGCGGATGTTTTTGACGGCGATTTCGCCAGTTCGATTGATATCGGTGACGGGATTTTGTACGCAATCGCGCAAGGCGCAGACGTCATCAATCTGTCTCTCGGTCAATACGAATTCGATCCATATATGGAAGCAGCGCTGAAAAAAGCAGAAGCGAAAAATATTATTGTTGTTGGTGCAGCTGGAAACGATGGACGCAATAAATTACTTTTCCCGGCATCAATGACCTCTGTAATATCAGTTGGATCGGTTGGGGCGCTTGGTCGAGCGTCATCGTTCTCGAACTACGGACGTGGACTGAACATCATGGCACCGGGGGAAGGGGTCTACTCGACAATCGTCGGGAATAAATATGGCTACCTTGATGGGACATCGATGGCGACGCCGATCGTCAGTGGCGTCATAGCGCTCGCAAAATCAAAAAATCCATTTGTTTCAAATAATGCACTTCGGAACAAACTTTATGCAGCGGCAACCAAAAAATCAGGGGATACGTCACTTCATTACGGGAATGGCCGGTTGAATGCAGGTGTTTTGGCAAAAATCCCTGCTCCTATTTCAAAAATTTCAATACCGTCTGTCGTGAAGCCTAATCAAACATTTTCTTTTTATTTTAATGAATATTCAAATGCAAAAACCAGAACGCGTTTATATAAAAATGGCACTGTAGTTAAAACGTTTACCGATAAAAAATTACTGAATGGTTTGTATAAGTTTTCCTACAAGCTAAAGGACAAAGGGACGTATAAACTCGTCTTCACGACGTCTGCCGGCCGCCATACACGAACGGTCGAACGTGTCCTGACGGTCAAATAATCAAATAAAAAAGCCAATTCCTCATGTGAGGAACTGGCTCGAAGAAAAGACTCAAAGATCTTGCTTTGGGTCTTTTCCTTTTTTATAAACGGGAGTCGGCACGGTGAGCGTCTCACCTGTCCACTCGATTTTCGCTTCCATTTTATACCCGGTATCATCCTCATGGACAAACGAGAGGCGTCCCGAATCAATTAGTTGATACAAACCGAATTCAACCTGTTCCGCCCATGAGCGTAATGTCATCGCTTCATCATAGAGTGGAATTTGTTGCGGGAATCGTTCGTTCATCAAAAGAATATCGTGTTGGTCGAAATGATAGCTTCGTTTTGATAGCGCATCCGGCTGTTTCACATTAAATGGTTCGAATGCGTGGATGAGTTCTCCTTTACGATAAAAGGCAAAGATGCCGTTGCGGAGATGCAGCGCCTTGATTTCATCGATTTCGATCAAGAACGTCAGCTTCCGGACGGTACGCTGGTTCGTACCAGAGCGTCGTTTTTTCATAGTACATGCCCCCTTCTGAACCATTGTACTATACCGCGAAATCACGTGAAAACGCAACTTTTTCGATTGTCCTTTTTGAAAATAAACCTTGCGGGAAACAGGGGAGTGCGCTACACTGTTAAGCAGTGACTATGTTGGTTCGGACAATTGCGGGGCACTCCGGTGCTTTGAGGAAAGTCCATGCTCGCACAACCTGCGATGGTTGTAGTGATCGTGCTACACGAAAAGATAAGTGTAGGCAGCGTCGTGCTGACGGCAGAAGGAACGCCTAAGTCTTCGGATACGGCCGAAACTTCTTGAAGGTGCCACAGTGACGGAGCCTTACTGGAAACAGTAAGGGTGGAACGAGGTAAACCCCACGAGCGAGAAACCCAAATTTGGTAGGGGAATTTCCGGAGCGGAACTGAACGCGAAGGAGAGCGTATGTAAATACGGAGATAGATGATTGTCGCCCACGTGTGAGGGTCAAACCGTTTGCAACACTAGGGAACAGAACATGGCTTACAGGACCACATAGGCTGTTATTTTTACTTTGAACGAGAGTCCAGGTCCAACTGGGCTCTTTTTTTATTGAGTTGAACTTGGAAATTTTAAAAACAGGTAGGAGCGTGAACAATCATGGCAAAACGTTTAGTCATCGCGACGGCGGCAATGGGCATCGAGGCATTGGTCGCAAAAGAAGTCCGCGATTTAGGATATGAGTGTACGGTCGAGGACGGAAAAGTATACATCGACTGTGAGATGGAGGACATTCCCCGTCTCAACCTCTGGTTACGGACAGCGGATCGTGTCAAACTCGTCGTTGCGGAATTTAAGGCGACATCATTCGAAAAATTATTTGATCAAGTCAAGGACCTGCCGTGGAGCGAGTTGCTCCCGTGGGAAGCGAACTACGTCGTCAACGGCCGCTCGGTCAAATCGAAGTTGTTCTCGATTCGTGACTGCCAGAAAATCACAGAAAAAGCGATCGTCTCGCACATGCAGGAAGCGTACAACAAAGGCGACGAGTGGCTGCCGAAAACGGGAGCGAGCTTCCCGATTGAAGTTGCGCTCTTAAAAGACATCGCGACGCTGACGATCGATACGTCAGGCGATGCTCTCCATAAACGCGGCTACCGCGAGTTCCACTCGGCGGCACCACTGAAAGA from the Exiguobacterium oxidotolerans JCM 12280 genome contains:
- a CDS encoding S8 family peptidase, giving the protein MKKQLVSLTVALAVGLPTTAFASSQYVQYDPTFTDQQKQTWLKDQGLKEVRPLKQDGFSLVEPLAHLDEDEIETDLIPVTEVEKAVDSAQLQQTYLDQSRVPTYWKYSHGKSDIRVAIIDDAIDTKHSEFKNVIYKTTTISGIRKPDDHGTHVAGIVAAAEDGKGIVGVASGVKLIGADVFDGDFASSIDIGDGILYAIAQGADVINLSLGQYEFDPYMEAALKKAEAKNIIVVGAAGNDGRNKLLFPASMTSVISVGSVGALGRASSFSNYGRGLNIMAPGEGVYSTIVGNKYGYLDGTSMATPIVSGVIALAKSKNPFVSNNALRNKLYAAATKKSGDTSLHYGNGRLNAGVLAKIPAPISKISIPSVVKPNQTFSFYFNEYSNAKTRTRLYKNGTVVKTFTDKKLLNGLYKFSYKLKDKGTYKLVFTTSAGRHTRTVERVLTVK